A window from Nitrosopumilus adriaticus encodes these proteins:
- a CDS encoding GNAT family N-acetyltransferase, producing the protein MKKENGTIRLHTVKKSDIQFLYDLLKERDPKANISHKKMPTFAQHEKFVNSRPYSKWYVISDSGKNVGSIYLTKENEIGIFIKKNTQNKGIGVSAITKMMEKNPRSRYLANVNPKNKKSIQFFKKNGFKLLQYTFELEKS; encoded by the coding sequence ATGAAAAAAGAAAATGGAACAATAAGACTTCATACTGTAAAAAAATCAGATATACAATTTCTTTATGATTTACTTAAAGAAAGGGATCCCAAAGCCAATATTTCTCATAAAAAAATGCCAACTTTTGCCCAACATGAGAAATTTGTAAATTCGAGGCCATATTCTAAGTGGTATGTAATTTCAGATTCTGGAAAAAATGTTGGTTCCATCTATTTAACAAAAGAAAATGAAATTGGGATTTTCATTAAAAAAAATACACAAAATAAAGGGATTGGGGTTAGTGCAATAACTAAAATGATGGAAAAAAATCCACGTTCAAGATATCTAGCAAATGTAAATCCCAAGAACAAAAAATCTATTCAATTTTTTAAAAAAAATGGTTTTAAATTACTTCAATATACATTTGAATTAGAAAAATCTTAA
- a CDS encoding class I SAM-dependent methyltransferase, translating to MNNDDPITKNVKNMYKKYPYPSPSTEITQTNELLNLLRIFELESDIKLENKIILDAGSGSGHRITNVASHFKKCDFIGIDISETSLQIANKLKELKKIGNIKFIQHNIMNDVQSLGKFDLILCMGVLHHLSSPENGLQNLVSSLQKDGMIFLYLYGKLGGHKRMLNKELVSILLGKEKSNYELGIKLVRDLGLNKFDYGWNLNFKTKDEEDSLIVDSLLHANETLYDCKDIKNLFKNSGLYGFAIFGISKDKNGLLFDTSIQSKKKLSMPQTNISEFFKNNFTLSKFKSLSTLEKYRILDLVYEPNGYTVIGLTKNAYERLSNERIKRNIIKIN from the coding sequence ATGAATAATGATGATCCCATTACTAAAAATGTAAAAAATATGTATAAAAAATATCCATATCCATCACCATCTACTGAAATTACTCAAACAAATGAACTACTAAATCTTTTAAGAATTTTTGAATTAGAAAGCGATATCAAACTGGAAAATAAAATTATTTTAGATGCAGGTTCGGGAAGTGGACATAGAATTACAAATGTAGCAAGTCATTTTAAAAAATGTGATTTTATTGGAATTGATATTTCTGAAACATCATTACAAATTGCAAATAAATTAAAAGAATTAAAAAAAATTGGCAACATTAAATTCATTCAGCATAATATTATGAATGATGTTCAAAGTTTAGGAAAATTTGATCTTATTCTTTGTATGGGTGTTTTACATCATCTTTCCAGTCCTGAAAATGGTTTACAAAATTTAGTAAGTTCTTTACAAAAAGATGGAATGATTTTCCTTTATTTATATGGAAAATTAGGGGGGCATAAAAGAATGCTCAATAAAGAACTTGTATCAATTTTGTTAGGGAAAGAGAAATCAAATTATGAATTAGGAATTAAATTAGTTAGAGATCTTGGATTAAACAAATTTGATTATGGTTGGAATCTAAATTTTAAAACTAAAGATGAAGAAGATTCACTAATTGTTGATTCTTTACTTCATGCTAATGAAACCCTTTATGATTGCAAAGACATAAAAAATTTATTTAAAAATTCGGGTCTTTATGGATTTGCTATTTTTGGAATATCCAAAGATAAAAATGGCTTACTTTTTGATACTTCCATTCAATCAAAGAAAAAACTTTCTATGCCACAAACAAATATCTCAGAATTTTTCAAAAATAATTTTACATTGTCAAAATTTAAATCTCTGAGCACTCTTGAAAAATACCGTATCTTAGATCTAGTTTATGAACCAAATGGGTATACTGTTATAGGTTTGACAAAAAATGCCTATGAAAGGTTATCTAATGAACGAATTAAAAGAAATATTATCAAAATAAATTAA
- a CDS encoding DegT/DnrJ/EryC1/StrS family aminotransferase — translation MSKIKLFDPFVDESETRAIKRVLDSHFWASGAGSGNVKRFEMKFAKYIGSKNCVAVNSGTAALNLALSMIDIKGKEVILPSLSFVSTANAVIENGGIPKFVDIEEKTLCIDYTKICDAISKKTKIILPVHFAGYVSNLEKIASLCKKFNIDLIEDAAHAAGSSYNNKKIGSHGKFVCFSFHPVKNLAMPTGGLIAINQKSSSNISRILKAKRWCGITNRRNSKYDIKDLGWNYYMNEFSAAIGLEQLKKLDWTNKQRQKNGKRYFNEISIKEKMPFDKGCSYHFYWIRVKNRQKFRKKMFEKGIETGTHYEPIHKFSFYKSKIKLPITEKVSKEIVTLPTHPNLSDYDIDKIIKTVNGLS, via the coding sequence ATGTCAAAAATTAAATTATTTGATCCATTTGTGGATGAATCAGAAACGCGAGCAATAAAGAGAGTGCTAGATAGCCATTTTTGGGCATCAGGAGCAGGAAGTGGAAATGTAAAAAGATTTGAGATGAAATTTGCAAAATATATTGGATCTAAAAATTGTGTTGCCGTAAACAGTGGAACAGCAGCACTAAATCTTGCATTATCAATGATTGATATCAAAGGAAAAGAAGTAATTCTACCTTCATTATCTTTTGTGTCTACTGCAAATGCAGTAATTGAAAATGGCGGAATTCCCAAATTTGTAGACATAGAGGAAAAAACACTATGTATAGACTATACAAAAATTTGTGATGCCATTTCTAAAAAGACAAAAATAATTTTGCCAGTACATTTTGCAGGTTATGTTTCAAATCTTGAAAAAATTGCCTCATTATGTAAAAAATTCAATATTGATTTAATTGAGGATGCAGCTCATGCTGCAGGTTCATCATATAATAATAAAAAAATTGGGTCTCATGGAAAATTTGTATGTTTTAGCTTTCATCCAGTAAAAAATCTAGCAATGCCCACAGGAGGATTAATAGCAATAAATCAAAAGAGTTCTAGTAATATTTCAAGAATTCTAAAGGCAAAACGTTGGTGTGGAATTACAAATAGAAGAAATTCGAAATATGATATAAAAGATCTTGGTTGGAATTATTATATGAATGAATTTTCAGCAGCTATAGGATTAGAACAATTAAAAAAATTAGATTGGACGAATAAACAAAGACAAAAAAATGGAAAGAGATACTTTAATGAAATTTCAATTAAAGAAAAAATGCCTTTTGATAAAGGATGCTCTTATCATTTTTACTGGATCAGAGTAAAAAATAGACAAAAATTCAGAAAGAAAATGTTTGAGAAGGGGATTGAAACGGGAACTCATTATGAACCAATTCATAAGTTTAGTTTCTACAAATCAAAAATTAAGCTTCCAATAACTGAAAAGGTTTCAAAGGAAATTGTTACTTTACCAACTCATCCTAATCTTTCAGATTATGATATAGATAAAATCATAAAAACTGTGAATGGATTGTCTTAG
- a CDS encoding CDP-glycerol glycerophosphotransferase family protein, translating into MPNSIILVKDANDFSSIDEKLFFENDVYSFSISAHKLLEEKKIPHKIAEEFLIENERLKIFDQVSSFHHWYKNSELKEVEFDEVNFFRFFDTIEFHTHLMNEFINFFTTRNIINKIKPKKIISTEKFSEILHTLNQKFDFEFEIKDIISSEKLLWEDIQIKQNIGKLPISFNLSRKNYHKVKSFWEKSIGSFYKLWFNFKDADKKTVIFLEFYPPLYEKLISNFIKIGYNVIFLNRRRPAISDKKSINLLKDLGVKIINYDEILKSNEKDSIKSIEKGLIEKLNHIFSNQKIFENIFVVEDFSLWNIIKNQLIKIYQTRIHEYLLTYYISKKILKQINIKFIMTLNEVGETEKIFLAANKNKIPSIVLEHGFAIFLPESTRFSTLSNYPSFTDKIAVWSLSQKDFLEKNLKTKSEKIIVSGSPRHDKLFTKTIKQKNKSHRILIAPTPITQIQGFDETKFHLKFEKIFTELCSILKNRNIEIILKLHPSQSFHNEIIKNLAKNLDPNITIHLMTSIVDLIQVSDSVITITPEGWGPSTIILESMILQKPIMNIILDNHFYDFPYVQQNAILIASEKSDLNDCVEKLVFNENYRNDLIKNGQKFIKSYLHEPGNASEIFVKNLISILEN; encoded by the coding sequence ATGCCAAATTCTATAATTTTAGTTAAAGATGCAAATGATTTTTCATCCATTGATGAGAAGCTATTTTTTGAAAATGATGTTTATTCATTTAGTATTAGTGCACATAAACTTCTTGAGGAGAAAAAAATCCCTCATAAAATTGCAGAAGAATTTCTTATAGAAAATGAAAGATTAAAGATTTTTGATCAAGTTTCCAGTTTTCATCATTGGTATAAAAATAGCGAATTAAAAGAAGTAGAATTTGATGAAGTCAATTTTTTTAGATTTTTTGACACTATTGAGTTTCATACACATTTGATGAATGAATTCATCAATTTTTTTACAACAAGGAATATCATAAATAAAATAAAACCTAAAAAAATTATTTCCACAGAAAAATTTTCAGAAATTTTACATACATTAAATCAAAAATTTGATTTTGAATTTGAAATTAAAGATATTATTTCATCAGAAAAATTACTTTGGGAAGATATTCAAATAAAACAAAATATTGGAAAATTACCAATTTCTTTTAATCTTTCTCGAAAAAATTATCATAAAGTAAAATCTTTTTGGGAGAAATCTATTGGCTCTTTTTACAAGTTATGGTTTAATTTTAAAGATGCAGACAAGAAAACTGTAATTTTTTTAGAATTCTATCCTCCGTTATACGAAAAATTAATTTCAAATTTTATTAAAATTGGCTATAATGTGATTTTTTTAAATCGACGTAGACCAGCTATTTCCGATAAAAAATCTATTAATCTTTTAAAGGATTTAGGTGTAAAAATCATCAATTATGATGAAATACTAAAATCAAATGAAAAAGATTCTATTAAATCTATAGAGAAAGGATTAATTGAAAAATTAAATCATATATTTTCAAATCAAAAAATCTTTGAAAATATTTTTGTAGTGGAAGATTTTTCTTTATGGAATATTATCAAAAACCAACTAATTAAAATTTATCAAACAAGAATTCATGAATATCTTTTAACATATTATATTTCTAAAAAAATTCTTAAACAAATTAATATTAAATTTATAATGACTTTAAATGAAGTCGGAGAAACTGAAAAAATTTTTCTAGCTGCTAATAAAAATAAAATTCCTTCAATAGTTTTGGAACATGGTTTTGCAATTTTTTTACCGGAATCAACAAGATTTTCTACTCTATCAAATTATCCTTCATTTACTGATAAAATTGCAGTATGGAGTTTAAGTCAAAAAGATTTTCTTGAGAAAAATTTGAAAACTAAATCTGAAAAAATCATTGTTTCAGGAAGTCCTCGACATGATAAATTATTCACAAAAACAATTAAACAAAAAAATAAATCCCACCGGATATTAATTGCACCTACACCTATTACACAAATTCAAGGATTTGATGAAACAAAATTCCATCTAAAATTTGAAAAAATATTTACAGAATTATGTTCAATTTTAAAAAACAGAAACATTGAAATTATTTTAAAACTTCATCCTAGTCAATCATTTCATAATGAAATAATAAAAAATCTAGCTAAAAATTTGGATCCAAATATCACTATTCATCTAATGACTTCGATTGTAGATTTAATCCAAGTATCTGATTCTGTTATTACAATAACGCCTGAAGGGTGGGGGCCCTCAACTATTATCTTGGAATCCATGATTCTCCAAAAACCTATAATGAATATCATCCTTGACAATCATTTCTATGATTTCCCATATGTTCAACAGAATGCCATTTTAATAGCCTCAGAAAAATCAGATTTGAACGATTGTGTTGAAAAATTAGTATTCAATGAGAATTATAGAAATGATTTAATTAAAAATGGACAGAAATTCATAAAATCTTATTTGCATGAACCTGGAAATGCCTCTGAAATATTTGTAAAAAATCTTATCTCCATCTTAGAAAACTAA
- a CDS encoding N-acetylneuraminate synthase family protein: protein MKTTIVAEIGSNWEGSLIIAQKIISECKKAGADAVKFQMWRAKDLYSEKHPDWKVIKKSELTFEKAKKLKKICDELKIEFICSVFFPEGVQFLESLNVKRFKIASRTCLLKDPFSLETLKSKANSNKPLIISMGMGGNKKKIKNIFSKNKTTFCYCISDYPLKFNKINWKKATTFDGFSDHTMGITAPILFSILKKQQNSKNILIEKHVKLPTSKGPDASTSIDIIQLSDLIHHIRIIEKASF from the coding sequence TTGAAGACAACAATTGTGGCAGAAATAGGCTCAAACTGGGAAGGAAGTCTAATTATTGCTCAAAAAATTATTTCTGAATGTAAAAAAGCAGGTGCTGATGCTGTAAAATTTCAAATGTGGCGAGCAAAAGATCTTTATTCAGAAAAACATCCTGATTGGAAAGTTATCAAAAAATCTGAGTTAACGTTTGAGAAAGCAAAAAAATTAAAAAAAATTTGTGATGAATTAAAAATTGAATTCATATGTAGTGTCTTTTTTCCTGAGGGAGTTCAATTCCTAGAATCTCTAAATGTAAAAAGATTCAAAATAGCCTCTAGGACTTGTTTATTAAAAGATCCATTTTCTTTGGAAACTTTAAAATCCAAAGCTAACTCAAACAAACCACTAATCATAAGTATGGGAATGGGAGGTAATAAGAAAAAAATTAAGAATATCTTTTCTAAGAATAAAACTACTTTCTGTTATTGCATTTCCGATTATCCTTTAAAATTTAACAAAATAAATTGGAAAAAAGCAACTACTTTTGATGGCTTTTCTGATCATACAATGGGAATAACAGCTCCAATTTTATTTTCAATATTAAAAAAACAACAAAATTCTAAAAACATCTTAATTGAAAAACATGTGAAATTACCTACATCCAAAGGCCCTGATGCTTCTACTTCTATTGATATAATTCAATTATCTGACTTGATACATCACATTCGAATTATTGAAAAAGCAAGTTTTTAG
- the nadE gene encoding NAD(+) synthase, which yields MESILDILKIRNENETVKRICDFIKNEISEDFKKTGAVVGLSGGIDSAVTAALCERALGADKVLGIILPENESDSESVNDAENIARKYNIKTEIIDITSILNSCGVYQTKEKIIKEKFPNFNSNCKYRIAVPSNTKNSIGMPFLEILDDQNNVHKLKISSSEFLTVTAATSIKHRIRMTMLYFHAEKNNFCVIGTTNKSEYLQGYFVKYGDGGTDIEPLVNLYKSQVYQLGKFLEVTDEIISKDASPDVWSYKTNDEEFFYSVPYHIVDLILYSRENNLPVKDIQQISNLSVDEIEKLVKTQKQKQINSQHMRETPHGWVPDFT from the coding sequence ATGGAATCTATTCTAGACATACTAAAAATTAGAAACGAAAATGAAACTGTGAAAAGGATTTGTGATTTTATTAAAAATGAAATCTCAGAAGATTTTAAAAAGACAGGAGCTGTAGTTGGGTTAAGTGGAGGTATTGATTCTGCAGTAACTGCTGCTCTTTGTGAAAGAGCATTAGGTGCAGACAAAGTTTTAGGTATAATATTGCCTGAAAATGAATCAGACTCAGAAAGTGTTAATGATGCAGAAAATATTGCTAGAAAATATAATATTAAAACAGAAATAATTGATATAACTTCAATATTAAATTCTTGTGGAGTATATCAAACCAAGGAAAAAATCATAAAAGAAAAATTTCCAAATTTTAATTCTAATTGTAAGTATAGAATAGCTGTTCCTTCTAATACAAAGAATTCAATTGGAATGCCATTTTTAGAAATACTAGATGATCAGAATAATGTACATAAATTGAAAATTTCATCTTCTGAATTTCTTACCGTTACAGCTGCTACATCTATTAAACATAGAATCAGAATGACAATGCTATATTTTCATGCAGAAAAAAATAATTTTTGTGTTATAGGAACTACAAATAAATCTGAATACCTACAAGGATATTTTGTAAAATATGGTGATGGCGGAACAGACATAGAGCCTTTAGTTAATCTCTATAAGTCTCAAGTCTATCAATTAGGGAAATTTCTTGAAGTTACTGATGAAATAATATCTAAAGATGCATCACCTGATGTGTGGAGTTATAAAACAAATGATGAAGAATTTTTTTATAGTGTACCTTATCACATTGTTGATTTAATTTTATACTCAAGAGAGAATAATCTACCTGTTAAAGATATTCAACAGATTTCAAATTTATCAGTAGACGAAATTGAAAAATTAGTTAAAACTCAAAAACAAAAACAAATCAATAGTCAACATATGAGAGAAACACCTCATGGATGGGTACCAGATTTTACTTAA
- a CDS encoding N-acetyl sugar amidotransferase translates to MKYCKLCLYPDTKPQLEFNNDGICSACTNFKKKSEINWEQKRKELEEILKKFSSKDSSNYDCIIPVSGGKDSTFQTYFIKEELGYNPLVINFHPLDQTNLGKKNLENLKNLGVDCIEFSPNPIIYKKLAKFGLMELGDYQWPEHIGIFTIPIQIAVKNKIPLIIWGENPQFEYGKPTDISKQTLLDKEWNEKNGGYFLDKIKPQDMTKYGFDLMDLKPYIYPSDEEIREVGVTGIFLGTYIEWNIFKQLEIVKKLGFSEDSEIREGTYDSWENLDVKFTSFHDYFKFLKFGFGRATDHASIEIRHGRITRHQGLELVKKHEGKIPTKYLSEFLEQAELSREQFIEICDKFTNLDLFKKDENGKLLRDQEGNIEKISFDN, encoded by the coding sequence ATGAAATATTGCAAATTATGTCTTTATCCAGATACTAAACCACAATTAGAATTTAATAATGATGGAATTTGTAGTGCTTGTACCAATTTTAAGAAAAAATCTGAAATTAATTGGGAACAAAAACGAAAAGAACTTGAAGAAATTCTTAAAAAATTTTCAAGTAAAGATAGTTCCAATTATGATTGTATAATTCCTGTTAGTGGAGGAAAAGATTCAACTTTCCAAACTTATTTCATTAAAGAAGAATTGGGTTATAATCCCCTAGTTATTAATTTTCATCCTCTTGATCAAACAAATCTTGGAAAAAAGAATCTTGAAAATCTAAAAAACTTAGGTGTTGATTGTATTGAATTTTCACCAAACCCAATAATTTACAAAAAATTAGCTAAATTTGGATTGATGGAATTGGGTGATTATCAATGGCCCGAACACATTGGAATATTTACAATTCCTATTCAAATTGCAGTAAAAAATAAAATTCCTTTAATCATTTGGGGGGAAAACCCTCAATTTGAATATGGAAAGCCAACTGACATTTCAAAACAAACTTTACTTGATAAGGAATGGAATGAAAAAAATGGTGGCTATTTTTTAGATAAAATAAAACCTCAAGATATGACAAAATATGGTTTTGATCTAATGGATCTAAAACCCTACATTTATCCATCTGATGAAGAAATTCGAGAAGTTGGTGTAACTGGAATTTTCCTTGGTACTTATATCGAATGGAATATTTTCAAACAACTTGAAATCGTTAAAAAATTAGGCTTTTCTGAAGACAGTGAAATTCGTGAAGGAACTTATGATAGTTGGGAAAATCTTGATGTAAAATTCACTTCTTTTCATGACTACTTTAAATTCCTTAAATTTGGATTTGGACGTGCAACAGATCATGCTTCAATAGAAATCCGTCATGGCAGAATAACACGTCACCAAGGATTAGAATTAGTAAAAAAACATGAAGGCAAAATTCCTACCAAATACCTTTCTGAATTTCTAGAACAAGCAGAACTTTCTCGTGAACAATTTATAGAAATCTGTGACAAATTTACTAACTTAGATTTGTTTAAAAAAGATGAAAATGGCAAACTTTTACGTGATCAGGAAGGAAATATCGAAAAAATTTCTTTTGATAATTAA
- a CDS encoding polysaccharide biosynthesis protein, with protein sequence MFDGKKILITGGTGSLGRALTQRLLEFNIDTIRIFSRNESQQIEMESKFNDERLRFLLGDIRDRERLIRATEDIDIVFHTAALKHVPKIEYNPFEAINTNVIGSQNVLDACLKNNVEKAVCIGTDKSVSPLNTYGATKLLMEKLFVTANNYQDPKIHPTKYVAVRYGNVMGSSGSVIPKFIEQIKNHQKITITDPEMTRFSITMCEALDFILNATKSGLGSEIFVPKMRAYNIMDVKDALHELYGNFDEEIIGIRLGEKLHEVLIGDDEIRHTWEYNDMYMITNPLYPLFHANKINEIYPNIKKIENLKNYSSDIAERISKNDLITMIKNSESVDC encoded by the coding sequence ATGTTTGATGGAAAAAAAATTCTAATTACTGGAGGTACTGGCTCATTAGGGAGAGCTCTAACACAGCGGTTATTGGAATTTAATATAGATACTATTAGAATATTCAGTAGAAACGAAAGCCAACAAATTGAAATGGAGTCTAAATTCAATGATGAACGTTTAAGATTTTTACTAGGTGATATAAGAGATCGGGAAAGATTAATTCGTGCAACTGAAGATATTGATATTGTTTTTCATACTGCTGCTCTTAAACATGTGCCAAAAATTGAATATAACCCATTTGAGGCAATTAACACCAATGTTATTGGTTCTCAAAATGTTTTAGATGCATGTTTAAAAAATAATGTTGAAAAAGCTGTTTGTATTGGAACTGACAAATCAGTTTCTCCATTAAACACTTATGGGGCAACAAAATTATTGATGGAAAAATTATTTGTAACTGCTAACAATTATCAAGATCCTAAAATACATCCCACCAAATATGTTGCTGTTCGATATGGAAATGTCATGGGTAGTAGTGGCTCTGTAATTCCCAAGTTTATTGAACAAATTAAGAATCACCAAAAAATAACAATTACTGACCCAGAAATGACAAGATTTAGTATCACAATGTGTGAAGCTCTTGATTTTATTCTAAATGCCACTAAATCTGGATTGGGTTCTGAAATTTTTGTTCCTAAAATGCGTGCATATAATATTATGGATGTTAAAGATGCTTTACACGAATTATATGGTAATTTTGATGAAGAAATTATCGGAATACGCCTCGGTGAAAAACTTCATGAAGTGTTAATTGGCGATGATGAAATCCGACACACATGGGAATATAATGACATGTATATGATCACAAATCCTTTGTATCCACTTTTCCACGCAAATAAGATTAATGAAATTTATCCAAATATTAAAAAAATTGAAAATTTAAAAAATTATTCTTCTGATATTGCAGAAAGAATTTCAAAAAATGATCTTATCACAATGATAAAAAATTCTGAATCAGTAGATTGTTAA